From a single Streptomyces misionensis genomic region:
- a CDS encoding TetR family transcriptional regulator, which produces MDTTQRTDQQRSADRRRRELLEAADRVVLRDGPQASMNAIAAEAGITKPILYRHFGDKGGLYAALAKRHTDALLSSLRAALDAPADRRERVESTLDTYLAAIEARPQVYRFLMHPAEGSTGTDQGFDVGKHSAPLLRRMGEDLAQVIEERVDLGPGSQQLARVWGHGIVGMMHAAGDWWLGERPCSRAELVRSLADLLWGRLAAAGDRVGGPGF; this is translated from the coding sequence ATGGACACCACGCAGCGGACCGATCAGCAGCGGTCCGCCGACCGCCGACGGCGCGAGCTGCTGGAGGCCGCCGACCGGGTGGTGCTCCGCGACGGCCCGCAGGCGTCGATGAACGCGATCGCCGCCGAGGCGGGGATCACCAAGCCGATCCTCTACCGCCACTTCGGCGACAAGGGCGGGCTCTACGCCGCCCTCGCCAAGCGGCACACCGACGCGCTGCTGTCCTCCCTGCGCGCGGCGCTGGACGCCCCGGCGGACCGGCGCGAGCGCGTGGAGTCCACGCTGGACACCTACCTCGCCGCCATCGAGGCCCGCCCCCAGGTCTACCGGTTCCTGATGCACCCGGCCGAGGGCAGCACCGGCACCGACCAGGGCTTCGACGTGGGCAAGCACAGCGCCCCGCTGCTGCGGCGGATGGGCGAGGACCTGGCCCAGGTCATCGAGGAGCGGGTGGACCTCGGCCCCGGCAGCCAGCAGCTCGCCCGGGTGTGGGGGCACGGCATCGTCGGCATGATGCACGCCGCCGGCGACTGGTGGCTGGGCGAACGTCCCTGCTCCCGCGCGGAGTTGGTGCGCTCCCTCGCCGACCTGCTGTGGGGCCGGCTGGCGGCCGCCGGGGACAGGGTGGGCGGACCCGGCTTCTGA
- the def gene encoding peptide deformylase gives MRHGSIAGAHGRVRPLTLLGDGGLRERCAEVTDFGPALAALVEDLFATMYAARGVGLAANQIGVPLRVFVYDCPDDEDVRHLGHVVNPRLVTVDGIVLRGPEGCLSLPGLEAGTERYDHAVVEGFTVTGEPVTVHGTGFFARCLQHECDHLEGRVYADRVTGWRRRLLERRIRRASWSR, from the coding sequence ATGCGACACGGTTCCATTGCGGGCGCCCACGGGCGCGTCCGGCCCCTCACCCTGCTCGGCGACGGCGGCTTGCGCGAACGATGCGCGGAGGTCACCGACTTCGGCCCCGCGCTCGCGGCGCTCGTGGAGGACCTGTTCGCCACGATGTACGCGGCGCGGGGAGTGGGTCTGGCCGCGAATCAGATCGGGGTGCCCCTGCGGGTGTTCGTCTACGACTGCCCGGACGACGAGGACGTCCGGCATCTCGGCCATGTGGTGAACCCGCGGCTGGTGACGGTGGACGGGATCGTGCTGCGGGGGCCCGAGGGCTGTCTGTCGCTGCCGGGCCTGGAAGCGGGCACGGAGCGGTACGACCACGCGGTGGTCGAGGGTTTCACGGTGACGGGGGAGCCGGTCACCGTCCACGGCACGGGTTTCTTCGCCCGGTGCCTGCAACACGAGTGCGACCATCTGGAGGGCCGGGTCTACGCGGACCGTGTGACGGGGTGGCGGCGGCGCCTGCTGGAGCGGCGGATCCGGCGGGCCTCCTGGAGCCGCTGA
- a CDS encoding MurT ligase domain-containing protein, which translates to MAGNSDPLTPRAKLAVTAGKAVAAASRAAGRGSGSVIGGRVALRLDPDLLARLAQNLDVVLVSATNGKTTTTRLIAEALRAAGPVVSNALGANMPAGITSALAGGSDAKFGVIEVDEKYLAGVARDTDPKCIALLNLSRDQLDRAAETRMLAENWREGLAGSKAVVVANCDDPLVVWAASSSPNVIWVAAGQMWKDDAWSCPSCGGVMQRPGDDWFCGECGFRRPTPSWALSGDHVLDPHGSAWPIHLQLPGRANKANAASSAAVAAVFGVPPQVALERMYQVQAVAGRYDVVQFQNRDLRLLLAKNPAGWLETFSLIDPPPAPVILSVNARGADGTDTSWLWDVDYTRLTGHPIFVLGDRKLDLAVRLEVANQHFQVCENLDQAVQLCPPGRIEVIANYTAFQDLRRRVGN; encoded by the coding sequence ATGGCAGGCAACTCGGACCCGCTCACGCCGCGGGCCAAGCTGGCCGTGACCGCGGGCAAGGCGGTCGCTGCGGCATCGCGCGCCGCCGGGCGGGGCAGCGGGTCGGTGATCGGGGGACGGGTCGCGCTCAGACTCGACCCCGACCTCCTGGCGCGGCTCGCCCAGAACCTGGACGTCGTGCTGGTGTCCGCCACCAACGGCAAGACCACCACCACCCGGCTGATCGCGGAGGCGCTGCGCGCCGCGGGCCCGGTGGTGTCCAACGCGCTCGGCGCCAACATGCCGGCCGGCATCACCTCGGCGCTCGCGGGCGGCTCGGACGCCAAGTTCGGCGTCATAGAGGTCGACGAGAAGTACCTGGCCGGAGTGGCCCGGGACACCGACCCCAAGTGCATCGCCCTGCTCAACCTCTCGCGCGACCAGCTCGACCGCGCCGCCGAGACCCGGATGCTCGCCGAGAACTGGCGCGAGGGCCTGGCCGGCTCCAAGGCGGTCGTCGTCGCCAACTGCGACGACCCGCTGGTGGTGTGGGCCGCCTCCTCCTCCCCGAACGTGATCTGGGTCGCGGCCGGGCAGATGTGGAAGGACGACGCCTGGTCCTGCCCGTCCTGCGGTGGCGTGATGCAGCGCCCCGGCGACGACTGGTTCTGCGGCGAGTGCGGCTTCCGCCGGCCCACGCCCTCCTGGGCGCTGTCCGGGGACCACGTCCTCGACCCGCACGGCTCGGCCTGGCCGATCCACCTCCAGCTGCCGGGCCGCGCCAACAAGGCCAACGCGGCCAGCTCCGCGGCCGTCGCCGCCGTCTTCGGGGTGCCGCCGCAGGTCGCCCTGGAGCGGATGTACCAGGTGCAGGCGGTCGCCGGACGCTATGACGTCGTGCAGTTCCAGAACCGGGACCTGCGGCTGCTGCTGGCCAAGAACCCGGCCGGCTGGCTGGAGACCTTCTCCCTGATCGACCCGCCGCCCGCCCCGGTGATCCTGTCCGTGAACGCGCGCGGGGCCGACGGCACCGACACCTCCTGGCTGTGGGACGTCGACTACACCCGGCTGACCGGCCACCCGATCTTCGTGCTCGGTGACCGCAAGCTGGACCTCGCCGTCCGCCTGGAAGTGGCCAACCAGCACTTCCAGGTCTGCGAGAACCTCGACCAGGCCGTGCAGCTGTGCCCGCCGGGCCGGATCGAGGTCATCGCGAACTACACCGCGTTCCAGGACCTGCGCCGCCGCGTCGGCAACTGA
- a CDS encoding type 1 glutamine amidotransferase, whose translation MSDNQLRLVWIYPDLLSTYGDQGNALVVERRARQRGLDVARLDVRSDQPIPTSGDIYLIGGGEDRPQRLAAERLRRDGHLQRAVQNGAIVFSVCAGYQILGHEFINDLGQREPGLGLLDVVSVRGEGERCVGDVLADIDPQLGLPPLTGFENHQGVTHLGPTARPFARTKIGRGNGTGDGTEGAYNGTVFGTYMHGPVLARNPLIADLLLKLALDVNALPPIDDRWYDALREERIAAAQQPA comes from the coding sequence ATGAGCGACAACCAACTGCGGCTGGTGTGGATCTACCCGGACCTGCTGAGCACCTACGGCGACCAGGGCAACGCCCTCGTCGTGGAGCGCCGGGCCCGGCAGCGCGGCCTGGACGTGGCCCGGCTGGACGTGCGCAGCGACCAGCCGATCCCGACCTCCGGCGACATCTATCTGATCGGCGGCGGCGAGGACCGTCCGCAGCGGCTCGCGGCCGAGCGGCTGCGCCGTGACGGGCACCTCCAGCGGGCGGTGCAGAACGGGGCCATCGTCTTCTCGGTGTGCGCCGGCTACCAGATCCTCGGCCACGAGTTCATCAACGACCTCGGCCAGCGCGAGCCGGGCCTCGGGCTGCTCGACGTCGTCTCGGTGCGCGGCGAGGGCGAGCGGTGCGTCGGCGACGTGCTCGCGGACATCGACCCGCAGCTCGGACTGCCCCCGCTGACCGGCTTCGAGAACCACCAGGGCGTCACCCATCTCGGCCCCACGGCCCGCCCGTTCGCCCGGACCAAGATCGGCCGGGGCAACGGCACCGGGGACGGCACGGAGGGCGCCTACAACGGGACCGTCTTCGGCACGTACATGCACGGGCCGGTCCTCGCCCGCAACCCGCTGATCGCCGATCTCCTGCTGAAGCTGGCGCTCGACGTCAACGCGCTGCCGCCGATCGACGACCGCTGGTACGACGCGCTGCGCGAGGAGCGCATCGCGGCCGCGCAGCAGCCCGCGTAG
- a CDS encoding 6-phosphofructokinase — protein sequence MRIGVLTSGGDCPGLNAVIRSVVHRAVADHGDEVIGFRDGWKGLLECDSVKLDLDAVGGILARGGTILGSSRVRPEHLRDGVERAKGHVADLGLDAIIPIGGEGTLKAARLLSDSGLPIVGVPKTIDNDIAVTDVTFGFDTAVTVATEALDRLKTTAESHQRVLIVEVMGRHTGWIALHSGMAAGAHAVVVPERPFDIDELTRKVGDRFAAGKRFAIVVAAEGAKPRAGTMDFDEGGKDVYGHERFAGIARQLSVELEQRLGKEARPVILGHVQRGGTPTAYDRVLATRFGWHAVEAVHRGEFGMMTALRGTEIVMVSLAEAVETLKTVPTERYDEAECVL from the coding sequence ATGCGCATTGGTGTCCTCACGTCCGGCGGCGACTGCCCCGGCCTGAACGCCGTCATCCGGTCCGTCGTGCACCGTGCCGTCGCCGACCACGGCGACGAGGTCATCGGTTTCCGGGACGGCTGGAAGGGCCTGCTGGAGTGCGACTCCGTGAAGCTCGACCTGGACGCCGTGGGCGGCATCCTGGCGCGCGGCGGCACCATCCTCGGCTCCTCCCGGGTCCGCCCGGAGCACCTGCGCGACGGTGTCGAGCGGGCCAAGGGACACGTGGCGGATCTCGGCCTCGACGCGATCATCCCGATCGGCGGCGAGGGCACCCTGAAGGCGGCCCGGCTGCTTTCGGACAGCGGGCTGCCCATCGTGGGCGTGCCGAAGACGATCGACAATGACATCGCTGTCACCGATGTCACCTTCGGCTTCGACACCGCCGTGACCGTGGCGACCGAGGCGCTGGACCGGCTGAAGACCACCGCCGAGTCCCACCAGCGGGTGCTGATCGTGGAGGTCATGGGCCGGCACACCGGCTGGATCGCCCTGCACTCCGGCATGGCGGCCGGCGCCCACGCCGTCGTCGTACCGGAACGGCCCTTCGACATCGACGAGTTGACCAGGAAGGTCGGCGACCGGTTCGCGGCGGGCAAGCGCTTCGCCATCGTGGTCGCCGCCGAGGGCGCCAAGCCCCGCGCCGGCACCATGGACTTCGACGAGGGCGGCAAGGACGTCTACGGCCACGAGCGCTTCGCCGGCATCGCCCGCCAGCTCTCCGTCGAGCTGGAACAGCGGCTCGGCAAGGAGGCGCGGCCGGTCATCCTCGGGCATGTGCAGCGCGGCGGCACCCCGACCGCCTACGACCGGGTGCTGGCCACCCGCTTCGGCTGGCACGCGGTGGAGGCGGTGCACCGGGGCGAGTTCGGGATGATGACGGCGCTGCGCGGCACGGAGATCGTGATGGTGTCGCTGGCGGAGGCCGTGGAGACCCTGAAGACGGTCCCGACGGAGCGGTACGACGAGGCGGAGTGCGTCCTTTAG
- a CDS encoding cytochrome c oxidase assembly protein — MDHSGHGMMMDMPPFTLGRGLQWSAEPFFLVTCLLGLALYGWGVVRLRRRGDTWSMARTVSFVTGVLTIMLVMCTRLNDYGMVMFSVHMVQHMVISMLSPILILLGAPVTLALRALPTAGRGRTGPRELLLMLLHSRYMRVITHPLFTIPMFIASLYVLYFTPLFDFLMGSRTGHIAMMVHFLAVGVVFFWPIIGVDPGPHRPGHLMRMLELFAGMPFHAFFGIALMMASTPMVTTFLHPPASLGIDALSDQNSAGGIAWAFSEVPSVVVLIALLFQWYGSEQRQAKRKDRQADRDGDKELEAYNAYLASLSTRQG, encoded by the coding sequence ATGGATCACAGCGGACACGGCATGATGATGGACATGCCACCGTTCACGCTCGGGCGGGGGCTCCAGTGGTCGGCCGAACCCTTCTTCCTGGTGACCTGCCTGCTCGGGCTGGCCCTGTACGGGTGGGGGGTCGTACGGCTGCGCCGGCGCGGCGACACGTGGTCCATGGCCCGGACGGTCTCGTTCGTCACCGGTGTGCTGACGATCATGCTGGTGATGTGCACCAGGCTGAACGACTACGGGATGGTCATGTTCAGCGTGCACATGGTGCAGCACATGGTCATCAGCATGCTGTCGCCGATCCTGATCCTGCTCGGCGCTCCGGTCACGCTGGCGCTGCGCGCGCTGCCGACCGCGGGCCGGGGCCGCACGGGCCCGCGCGAGCTGCTGCTGATGCTGCTGCACAGCCGGTACATGCGGGTCATCACCCACCCGCTGTTCACCATCCCGATGTTCATCGCGAGCCTGTACGTGCTCTACTTCACCCCGCTGTTCGACTTCCTGATGGGGTCGAGGACCGGGCACATCGCGATGATGGTGCACTTCCTCGCGGTCGGTGTCGTCTTCTTCTGGCCGATCATCGGCGTGGACCCGGGTCCGCACCGGCCGGGTCACCTGATGCGGATGCTGGAGCTGTTCGCGGGCATGCCGTTCCACGCGTTCTTCGGCATCGCGCTGATGATGGCGTCGACCCCGATGGTGACGACGTTCCTGCACCCGCCCGCCTCGCTCGGCATCGACGCCCTCTCCGACCAGAACTCGGCCGGCGGCATCGCCTGGGCCTTCAGCGAGGTCCCCTCCGTGGTCGTGCTGATCGCGCTGCTGTTCCAGTGGTACGGCTCCGAGCAGCGCCAGGCCAAGCGCAAGGACCGGCAGGCGGACCGGGACGGCGACAAGGAGCTGGAGGCGTACAACGCCTACCTGGCCTCGCTGAGCACACGCCAGGGCTGA
- a CDS encoding Lrp/AsnC family transcriptional regulator, translated as MNSRTPSFDDLDRKITTALMANARTSFAEIGAAIGLSATAVKRRVDRLRETGVITGFTATVRPSALGWRTEAYVEVYCEGAAPPRRLAEVVRNHPEITAAMTVTGGADALLHVRARDVEHFEEVLERIRTEPFIRKTISVMVLSHLLPDSPEAGATQAAPE; from the coding sequence ATGAACAGCAGGACGCCGTCCTTCGACGATCTCGACCGCAAGATCACCACCGCCCTGATGGCGAACGCCAGGACCAGCTTCGCCGAGATCGGCGCGGCGATCGGGCTCTCCGCGACGGCGGTCAAGCGGCGCGTGGACCGGCTGCGCGAGACCGGGGTGATCACCGGGTTCACGGCCACCGTGCGGCCCTCGGCGCTCGGCTGGCGCACCGAGGCGTACGTCGAGGTCTACTGCGAGGGCGCGGCCCCGCCCCGGCGCCTCGCGGAGGTCGTCCGCAACCATCCGGAGATCACGGCGGCCATGACGGTGACCGGCGGCGCCGACGCGCTGCTGCACGTGCGGGCGCGGGACGTGGAGCACTTCGAGGAGGTGCTGGAGCGGATCCGCACCGAGCCGTTCATCCGGAAGACGATCAGCGTGATGGTGCTCTCCCATCTGCTCCCCGACAGCCCGGAGGCGGGGGCCACCCAGGCGGCCCCGGAGTGA
- the ddaH gene encoding dimethylargininase, whose translation MSESRESRPRRFLVCEPRHFAVQYTINPWMNPDRPVDVDLARDQWQELIRTYRAHGHTVDSLEPVPGLPDMVFSANAACVVEGRVFGSLFHAPQRRPESVHYDTWFKAAGYDVYRPEAVSEGEGDLVWTGRYILAGTGFRTTREAHREAQEFLGHPVIGLTLVDPYFYHLDTALFVLDDANVCYYPEAFSPGSREVLRRLFPDAVLATREDALAWGLNSVSDGRHVFIAPQAEVLCERLADRGYVPVPVDLSEFHKAGGGIKCCTQEIR comes from the coding sequence GTGTCCGAAAGCCGTGAATCGCGCCCTCGGCGCTTCCTTGTCTGTGAACCCAGGCACTTCGCGGTGCAGTACACGATCAACCCCTGGATGAACCCCGACCGGCCGGTTGACGTGGACCTCGCGCGGGACCAGTGGCAGGAGCTGATCCGCACCTACCGCGCCCACGGCCACACCGTCGACTCCCTGGAGCCGGTGCCGGGCCTGCCGGACATGGTGTTCTCGGCCAACGCGGCGTGCGTGGTCGAGGGCCGGGTCTTCGGCTCGCTGTTCCACGCGCCGCAGCGGCGCCCCGAGTCGGTGCACTACGACACCTGGTTCAAGGCGGCGGGCTACGACGTGTACCGCCCCGAGGCGGTGTCCGAGGGCGAGGGCGATCTGGTGTGGACGGGCCGGTACATCCTGGCCGGGACCGGGTTCCGCACCACCCGCGAGGCGCACCGTGAGGCCCAGGAGTTCCTGGGGCACCCGGTGATCGGCCTGACTCTGGTGGACCCGTACTTCTACCATCTGGACACGGCGCTGTTCGTGCTGGACGACGCCAATGTCTGCTACTACCCCGAGGCGTTCTCGCCGGGCAGCCGCGAGGTGCTGCGGCGCCTGTTCCCGGACGCGGTGCTGGCCACCCGCGAGGACGCGCTCGCCTGGGGCCTGAACTCGGTGTCCGACGGCCGGCACGTGTTCATCGCCCCCCAGGCCGAGGTGCTGTGCGAGCGCCTCGCCGACCGTGGTTACGTCCCCGTCCCCGTCGACCTGTCGGAGTTCCACAAGGCCGGCGGTGGCATCAAGTGCTGCACCCAGGAGATCCGCTGA
- the rocD gene encoding ornithine--oxo-acid transaminase, with protein sequence MTAPARTRTSDDLIRAEEPVLAHNYHPLPVVVARAEGSWVEDVEGRRYLDMLAGYSALNFGHRHPALIEAAHRQLDLLTLTSRAFHNDRLAEFAERLAALTGLDMVLPMNTGAEAVESGIKLARKWAYDVKGVPADRATIVVAADNFHGRTTTIVSFSTDETARSGFGPFTPGFKVVPYNDLAALEAAVDDTTAAVLIEPIQGEAGVIVPDDGYLAGVRELTRREGCLFVADEIQSGLGRTGRTLAVEHEDVVPDVLLLGKALGGGIVPVSAVVARREVMGVLHPGEHGSTFGGNPLAAAVGTAVVELLETGEFQRRAAELGVVLRDGLTELVGKGVLGFRSRGLWAGVDIDPAIGTGREISERLMREGILAKDTHGSTIRLAPPLTITAEELGSALAALERVLG encoded by the coding sequence ATGACCGCACCCGCGCGCACCCGTACGTCCGACGACCTGATCCGTGCGGAGGAGCCGGTCCTGGCGCACAACTACCACCCGCTGCCGGTGGTCGTGGCCCGGGCCGAGGGCAGTTGGGTGGAGGACGTCGAGGGCCGCCGCTACCTGGACATGCTGGCCGGGTACTCGGCGCTCAACTTCGGCCACCGGCACCCGGCCCTGATCGAGGCCGCCCACCGCCAGCTCGACCTGCTCACGCTCACCTCCCGCGCGTTCCACAACGACCGGCTCGCTGAGTTCGCCGAACGGCTCGCGGCGCTGACCGGCCTGGACATGGTGCTGCCGATGAACACCGGCGCGGAGGCCGTGGAGAGCGGCATCAAGCTGGCCCGCAAGTGGGCCTACGACGTCAAGGGCGTGCCGGCCGACCGGGCGACGATCGTGGTCGCGGCGGACAACTTCCACGGCCGTACGACCACGATCGTCAGCTTCTCCACCGACGAGACGGCCCGCTCGGGCTTCGGGCCGTTCACTCCGGGCTTCAAGGTCGTGCCGTACAACGACCTGGCGGCGCTGGAGGCGGCGGTCGACGACACGACGGCGGCGGTGCTGATCGAGCCCATCCAGGGCGAGGCCGGGGTGATCGTCCCGGACGACGGTTACCTCGCGGGCGTGCGCGAGCTGACCCGGCGCGAGGGGTGCCTGTTCGTCGCGGACGAGATCCAGTCCGGCCTCGGCCGCACGGGCCGCACCCTCGCCGTCGAGCACGAGGACGTCGTGCCGGACGTGCTGCTGCTCGGCAAGGCGCTCGGCGGCGGCATCGTGCCGGTGTCCGCGGTGGTGGCCCGGCGCGAGGTGATGGGGGTGCTGCACCCGGGCGAGCACGGCTCGACCTTCGGCGGCAACCCGCTCGCGGCGGCGGTCGGCACGGCGGTGGTCGAACTGCTGGAGACCGGCGAGTTCCAGCGGCGCGCCGCCGAGCTGGGCGTGGTCCTGCGGGACGGGCTGACCGAGCTGGTGGGCAAGGGCGTGCTCGGCTTCCGCTCCCGCGGTCTGTGGGCGGGCGTCGACATCGACCCGGCGATCGGCACGGGGCGGGAGATCAGCGAGCGTCTGATGCGGGAGGGCATCCTGGCCAAGGACACCCACGGCTCCACCATCCGCCTGGCCCCGCCGCTGACGATCACCGCCGAGGAACTGGGCTCGGCGCTGGCGGCACTGGAGCGGGTGCTCGGCTGA
- a CDS encoding methyltransferase family protein, producing the protein MNAMRPALAALTGVCVLVFLAAWLLGAAYFGIRSRAGSRGRPRAWRPALRRRTALTAGVVVFAGLIRLTGRFWDGLRFWRPELALPGALLVVVSTALLLWSRWVLGTMWASVPTVRHHHELRTDGPYRLVRHPIYTGMLGLITGGMLACGFGVWIACLIVAVPWLLRRVRVEDALMAREFGAAYDAYRLRVPALLPGIRPAVRTYPDGADGGRP; encoded by the coding sequence ATGAATGCGATGCGTCCCGCACTCGCCGCCCTCACCGGTGTCTGCGTCCTGGTCTTCCTCGCGGCGTGGCTCCTCGGTGCCGCCTACTTCGGCATCCGGAGCCGCGCCGGCTCCCGCGGCCGGCCGCGCGCGTGGCGGCCGGCCCTGCGGCGCCGGACGGCGCTGACCGCGGGCGTGGTGGTGTTCGCCGGGCTGATACGGCTCACCGGGAGGTTCTGGGACGGCCTCCGCTTCTGGCGGCCCGAACTCGCTCTGCCCGGCGCGCTGCTGGTCGTCGTCTCCACGGCCCTGCTGCTCTGGTCCCGCTGGGTGCTGGGCACGATGTGGGCGAGCGTCCCCACCGTCCGGCACCACCACGAACTGCGCACGGACGGCCCGTACCGGCTGGTCCGCCACCCCATCTACACCGGCATGCTCGGCCTGATCACCGGCGGGATGCTGGCCTGCGGCTTCGGCGTGTGGATCGCCTGCCTGATCGTCGCGGTCCCCTGGCTGCTGCGCCGGGTCCGGGTCGAGGACGCCCTGATGGCGCGCGAGTTCGGAGCCGCCTACGACGCCTACCGGCTGCGCGTCCCGGCGCTCCTGCCGGGCATACGCCCCGCCGTCCGGACGTATCCGGACGGCGCCGACGGCGGCCGGCCGTAG
- a CDS encoding lysophospholipid acyltransferase family protein produces the protein MFYCLLKYVLLGPLLRLVFRPRIEGLENVPATGAAIVAGNHLSFSDHFLMPAILKRRITFLAKAEYFTGPGIKGRLTAFFFRSAGQIPVDRSSKEAGQAAVREGLGVLRKGELLGIYPEGTRSHDGRLYKGKVGVAVMALTAGVPVVPCAMIGTFEAQPPGRLIPRIRPVTIRFGKPLEFSRFAGMEDQKAVLRAVTDEIMYAILTLSEQEYVDQYAAIVKSRQAGERGERERRFPRAPLG, from the coding sequence TTGTTCTACTGCCTCCTGAAGTACGTGCTGCTGGGTCCCCTGCTCAGACTGGTCTTCCGGCCCCGGATCGAGGGCCTGGAGAACGTGCCTGCCACGGGAGCGGCGATCGTCGCCGGGAACCACCTCTCGTTCTCCGACCACTTCCTGATGCCGGCGATCCTGAAGAGACGCATCACCTTCCTCGCCAAGGCGGAGTACTTCACCGGGCCGGGGATCAAGGGCCGGCTCACCGCGTTCTTCTTCCGCAGCGCCGGGCAGATCCCGGTGGACCGCTCGAGCAAGGAGGCGGGGCAGGCCGCGGTCCGCGAGGGCCTCGGGGTGCTGCGCAAGGGTGAACTGCTCGGCATCTACCCGGAGGGCACGCGCTCGCACGACGGCCGGCTGTACAAGGGCAAGGTCGGGGTCGCCGTGATGGCGCTGACGGCGGGCGTCCCGGTGGTGCCCTGCGCGATGATCGGCACCTTCGAGGCGCAGCCGCCCGGCAGGCTGATCCCGCGGATCCGGCCCGTCACCATCCGCTTCGGCAAGCCCCTGGAGTTCTCCCGGTTCGCCGGGATGGAGGACCAGAAGGCCGTACTGCGGGCCGTCACCGACGAGATCATGTACGCCATCCTGACCCTGTCCGAGCAGGAGTACGTCGACCAGTACGCGGCGATCGTCAAGAGCCGGCAGGCCGGCGAACGGGGCGAGAGGGAGCGCAGGTTCCCCCGGGCACCCCTCGGCTGA
- a CDS encoding type II toxin-antitoxin system Phd/YefM family antitoxin: MAYEIPVTQARAELADLINRVVYGGERVVVTRHGKPLVALVSAADLERLDALDGAEEPGEEQVTSTVSRVRDVPSAPREQQRFGIAAEYRGPGVS; this comes from the coding sequence ATGGCCTACGAGATTCCGGTGACCCAAGCCAGGGCTGAGCTGGCCGACCTGATCAACCGGGTGGTGTACGGCGGCGAGCGCGTCGTCGTGACCCGGCACGGCAAGCCGCTGGTCGCGCTGGTCTCCGCCGCCGACCTGGAGCGCCTCGACGCCCTCGACGGCGCGGAGGAGCCGGGCGAGGAACAGGTGACCAGCACGGTGTCCCGCGTCCGCGACGTCCCGTCCGCCCCGCGCGAACAACAGCGCTTCGGCATCGCGGCCGAATACCGGGGCCCGGGCGTGTCCTGA
- a CDS encoding ATP-dependent Clp protease proteolytic subunit, with amino-acid sequence MFRPSARYVLPEFTERTTGFGERRLDPYSKLFESRVVFLGTPLDEAAASDVITQFMHLEHLAPERDITLYLNCPGGSFHAMTAVYDTMQYVTCEVQTYCLGQAASVGAVLLAAGTPGKRFTLPGARVVLSQPALSEPAQGQPSDLVIQAEELSRMRALMEEILVRHTGRGEEQVHQDLERDLVLDAPGARSYGLVDGVVPSRRDLPGER; translated from the coding sequence ATGTTCCGACCGTCTGCCCGTTATGTCCTGCCCGAGTTCACCGAACGCACCACCGGTTTCGGGGAGCGCAGGCTCGATCCGTACTCGAAGCTGTTCGAGAGCCGGGTCGTCTTCCTCGGGACGCCCCTGGACGAGGCGGCGGCGAGCGATGTGATCACCCAGTTCATGCACCTCGAACACCTGGCGCCGGAGCGGGACATCACGCTCTACCTGAACTGCCCGGGCGGCTCGTTCCATGCGATGACGGCGGTCTACGACACGATGCAGTACGTCACCTGCGAGGTGCAGACCTACTGCCTGGGCCAGGCCGCCTCGGTCGGTGCGGTACTGCTCGCCGCGGGCACCCCGGGCAAGCGGTTCACCCTGCCGGGCGCCCGCGTGGTCCTCTCCCAGCCCGCGCTCTCCGAGCCGGCGCAGGGCCAGCCGAGCGACCTGGTGATCCAGGCGGAGGAGCTGTCCCGGATGCGCGCCCTCATGGAGGAGATCCTGGTCCGCCACACCGGCCGCGGCGAGGAGCAGGTCCATCAGGACCTGGAGCGTGACCTCGTGCTGGACGCGCCGGGTGCACGGTCGTACGGCCTGGTGGACGGGGTGGTCCCGAGCCGCCGCGACCTCCCCGGCGAGCGGTGA
- a CDS encoding C40 family peptidase → MTALNRVPSLMARAGTASALTLAAVGGSIAVPGMSSDASAATMATKALQIAASKKGAPYQWGATGPRRFDCSGLTLYSFKKAGKKLPRTAAQQYNKTHHISASSRRAGDLVFFHSGRNVYHVGIYAGHGKIWHAPKTGAVVRLEKIWSKSVWYGRVN, encoded by the coding sequence ATGACTGCGCTCAATCGTGTCCCGTCGCTGATGGCCCGGGCCGGTACGGCCTCGGCCCTCACCCTGGCCGCCGTGGGCGGCTCGATCGCGGTGCCGGGGATGTCCTCCGACGCCTCGGCCGCGACCATGGCGACGAAGGCGCTGCAGATCGCGGCGTCCAAGAAGGGCGCCCCGTACCAGTGGGGCGCCACGGGACCGCGCCGGTTCGACTGCTCGGGGCTGACGCTCTACTCGTTCAAGAAGGCCGGCAAGAAGCTGCCGCGGACCGCCGCCCAGCAGTACAACAAGACCCACCACATCTCCGCCTCCAGCCGCCGGGCCGGTGACCTGGTGTTCTTCCATTCCGGCCGGAACGTCTACCACGTCGGCATCTACGCCGGTCACGGCAAGATCTGGCATGCGCCGAAGACCGGTGCGGTGGTGCGGCTGGAGAAGATCTGGTCCAAGAGCGTCTGGTACGGCCGGGTCAACTGA